From the Verrucomicrobiota bacterium genome, the window TTGAATCTCTGTTGGTCATCGGGTGACTGAAGTTTCAATCCGGGGATGGATTGCAACAGTGTTTCAATGACTTCCCGGTCGACGTCGCCTGATAACTCTACGAGATGATCCTCATAGGAGTCGAAGGTCTCGAATCCCCGATCAGTTTGATGATAGATGGAACTGCCCACATCACAAATGATCCAATCCGGCACCGGCATCCGGTAGTCATCAATTGCTTGAAGGACAGATTCGTAGTGCCTCCCAGTGGCAAAGACCAACCCGATGTCGGTCCGATTTCGAGCCTCGGAAATAGCCTGTAAAGCAGCGACATTTTCAGGATGTTCCGAAAGTGGAATCAGGGTTCCATCCAGATCGGTAGCTAACCATCGGGGCGAAATTTCCTTTTGAGGGTTGAAATAATTCATGATCCAGAGTGGTATAGGCGGTGGAGGTTGAGAGGCTAGGCGGAAGCACTACCAACTCAATAAAATTACTCCTCCTCTGACTATGTCACCTGAACAACCACTTGAAAACAGAACCCATACCAAAACAAACACTCCTCTCATCGTATTCGGTGAGGTGCTCTACGATTGCTTTCCCGATGGGAAGCGCGTGCTGGGAGGCGCACCCTTCAACGTTGCCTGGGGATTAAAAGGGCTCGGACAGGATCCGTTGTTTGTAAGTGCGGTTGGGAAAGATAAGGATGGCGAATCGATTCGTCGCCAAATGGAAAACTGGGGCATGAACATGACCGGTTTACAAACCGATCCGGAGCATCCGACCGGCAAGGTGGAAGTAACCATTGAAGCGAACGAACCTTCATACGAGATACTTGAAAACAGTGCATGGGACTACGTCATTGACCAGGGTATTTCCACCAACGGGCTGATTTACCACGGTTTGCTTTCTTTGAGAAACGAACGGTCACATGCGACGCTGAAAGCGATCTGCAAGCGTTCATCGGCCCAACGTTTTTTCGACGTCAATTTGCGGCCTCCCTACGATTCTATGGAAACGGTACAACCCTGGTTGGCGGGAGTAGACTGGTTAAAGCTTAACCTGGATGAACTCGGAGAACTGGCGGGCACTCCGGTCTCCTTCGACGACTGCAAGGATGCTGTGAATGCGCTTCGCAAGCAGTATGATATTCAAAACGTTTTGCTAACCGCCGGCAGTCAAGGCGCTCGTATCATCGGGGCCATAGGCGAAGCCGCCTGTATTCCCGCACCCAAACCTAATCCCCTTGTCGATACGGTAGGTGCCGGCGATTCCTTTTCTGTTTATACCATCCACGGAATCCTGACAGGCATTCCTTTGGAATCCCTCATCACGCGGGCAAGCAAATTCGCGTCCAAAGTGTGCGGTCTCCAGGGGGCAACCACCGACGAGGTTAATTTCTACCACTAATTGCTATGGCCACAGAAAAAGGACTACATATTGCACTGATCAGTTTGCACGGACTCATAAGAGGTGAGGAACAGGAGCTCGGTCGTGACGAAGATACCGGAGGACAAACGCGTTACGTATTGGAATTGGCGCGAGCACTGGCTGAACGCAAAACCGTGGACCGGGTGGATCTCATCACACGTCAGGTTATTGATGCTAAAGTTTCGGATGACTATGCAAGGCTGGAGGAACCGATCGCGGAAAAAGCCTATATAGTCCGTATTCCGTTTGGCCCAAAACGTTACCTGGGCAAGACAAAGCTCTGGCCCTACATGGAGGTCTTTGTCGATCAATGCCTCAACCACTTTCAACGAACCCGGACCGTACCCGACATCATCCATGGTCACTATGCAGATGCCGGCTATGGCGGGGGGCAATTGGCACGGTTACTGGGTATTCCATTTGTCTTTACCGGACATTCGTTGGGACGGGTGAAGAAACAGCGCCTTGAAGAGTCGGGGCTGAGTCTGGAGAAAATTGAAGCACGTTATGCGATCTCCACCCGTATAGAAGCCGAGGAATTTGCGCTGGAATCCTGCTCACTGATATGCACCAGCACTCACCAAGAGGTAAAAGAACAGTACGAGCAATACGAACACTATATTCCCGAACGTATGGAGGTGATTCCTCCCGGAGTCGATCTTAGTAACTTTCGTCCGCCTCATGAAGACGATAAGGAGCCCCAGTTGGCAAAAGACATAAAGGCTTTTCTCCACGAGCCGGACAAACCGATGATCGTGGCGATGGCACGACCCGATGAACGGAAAAACCTGGAAATGCTGGTCCGGGTATTCGGGGAATCTCCCGCGCTGCAGCGCGAAGCCAACCTGGTCCTTATCATGGGTTCCCGGGATGACCTGCGGGAGATGCCGCCCGGTCAACGCAATGTGTTATTAAATGTCCTCACCTTGATCGACGTCTACGATATCTATGGCAAAGTTGCCTACCCGAAGAAGCACAAGTCCGACGACGTCGCCCCGCTTTATCGGGAGATTACCCGCTCCCGAGGTGTATTCATCAATGCGGCGATGACAGAGCCATTTGGCCTGACACTTTTGGAAGCAGCAGCGAGTGGTACTCCGATTGTAGCAACTAACGATGGAGGCCCCAGCGACATCATTGCGAAATGCAAGAACGGAATCCTCGTCGATCCCTTCGATCAGAAAGCAATCGAAAAAGCCCTTATGCATGCATTGATTGAGCCGGAACAATGGAATACATGGTCAAAAGCCGGTCTTGAAAACGTGAGCAAACACTACTCCTGGAAACGTCATGTTAAGCGTTATCTAAGAGACGTTGGGGAGGTGTTGCAAGAGGCGGGAAAACCCCAACCCATTGCCCTCGGCCGAAAGACACGCCGCCTGCCGCAAATCGATCGCCTCATCATTGCAGATATTGACAACACACTGACAGGGGATGACGAAGCCATGCATGAATTACTGAAAAGCCTCCACCACCTCACTACTCCTTCGATTTTATATCCAACCGGAACGCCCAAGAAAAATAATCAGAGAGTTGACCCAATTAAAAGAAGACACCAAGGTGACAATTGGGAGTTTCCATTCTTCACCAGATACTATCGAATCAGCACCTATACCCTTTCTAATAAATCTGACCCCTAACGTTTTACATTATCCATTCTTCTTATGAGTACTAAATCCAACAGACGAACTTTTCTAAAAACCGCCGCCGTGGCGATCGGGATGCCCACTATTATCCCCGCCAGTGCACTTGGTAAAAACGGAGCCGTGGCACCCAGCAACCGACTTGTCATGGGTGGCATCGGTATTGGGCCACGTGGGAGAAAGGTCCTCTCTTGTTTCCTTCAGCAACCGGACGTGCAATTCGTAATGATCGCCGATGCCCAAGAAGAGCGCCGCGAGATCGTACGACGCCTGGTCAACCGGGAGTACAAGAATGAGGACTGCTCGAAGGTTCGCGATATGTATGAAGTTCTGGCTCAAGACGACATCGACATCGTACAAGTTACCACTGGCGACCGTTGGCATACCTTGGGAACCATCCTGGCGGCAAAAGCAGGCAAGGATGTCTATTGCGAGAAGCCCTGTAGCATGACCATCCGCGAAACGCAGGATCTCGCCGATGCCGTCAATCGCTATGGCCGGGTATTCCAGGCGGGCACCCAACGACGCAACGTAGACAATTTTCAGTTTGCAGCCCACCTGGCTCGCAGCGGAAAGCTGGGGAATATCCATACCGTGAATGCCGGGATTTTGAAACTAGTACCCGATATGGATTGGCTCCCTGAAGAGCCCCTCCCCGATCCGGATATCTGTGATTGGGATCGTTGGCTCGGTCCAGCTCCCTGGCGTCCTTACAACCTGAAATACGTGCAAGGAAGATGGCGCGGACACTATGACTTCCATGGTGGAGCAGGTTTGCCCGAATGGGGCTCGCATACCATCGACCTCTGCCAATGGGCAGCGAGTGCCGATGAAACGGTACCTGTCAAATACGAGTATGAAGGCGACAACATCATTGGCACCTACGAAAATGGCATCAAATTGGTATTGCGGCTTTCCGGATTTAAGGAAGAAGGCGATTGGAAGGTCCCTGGCACTTGTCCTGTAAAATTTGAAGGAGACGAAGGTTGGGTCGAAGCCGGTGACCATGGCAACCTGGTAGCCAGTTCAGATTCTCTTCTTGAAGGTCAACCGACAGATTCCATTTACGGAACCGATCCGATCAAACACGTACGCGAATTTCTCGACTGCGTTAAGACACGGGAAAAACCGGCAGCGAATCAGGACATCACACGGCAAGGGCACATTGCCTGTCATGCTGCAGCGATTGGCTGGCAGCTGGGACGCACAGTAGAGTTCGATCCTAAGACCGAAACCTTTATCAACGACGAGGAAGCCAATCGTATGTGCAGCCGCTCTCTCCGCGAACCCTGGCATGTTTAATCCTCTTTTTGAGCAATAGATGAATTCACCTCGCTTTTTACTTATACCTCTTTTGGTTCTGGCCACAAGTATTGCCAACGCTTCCACCGACTGGGATGAAGAGTCTGCTCTCGCAGCTCTTGCGGTAACCGCCCAAGCAAGAGCGGAAGCCTGTCAGGCGTTAGCCGTGGTTGGCGGTCCCAAATCGGTCCCGGTCTTGGCGGGTCTCCTGAACGACAGACAGCTCGCAGCCTATGCTCGCACAGCACTGGAAGTTATTGACGACCCTTCAGCTGGGCAAGCACTTCGCGATGCATTGCCAAACCTTGAAGGACAACTCTTGATCGGAGTCATCACCTCAATTGGAGCACGTCGCGACCGAGAAGCGGTATCGGCACTTATTGAATTGGTAGCCGACCCCAAACGGGGAGCCGGCGAAGCAGCTCTGGTTGCTTTGGCGAGGATCGGTGGACGAGAACCACTGACAACAGTGATCACGATTATGACAGGTGGGCCAGAAGAACTACGCATACCTGCTGCTCACGCAGCTTTGTTGGCTGCCGATATAATATCTAAGCGCGGCAATAAGAATGTAGCGGAACAATTATTGCAGCAGGTTCAAAATGCCGATCTGCCCGAGCATATCAAACAAGCAGCGAAGTTCTGAGTTTAGAAAACAGAGCTACTGTCTAAGCGTCGGTCTCCGAAGAACGGTGGCACTGGTTAGAATCTCCAAACTTACACCCATATGCCAACAATCGTTATCACCGGAGCCAATCGGGGTCTAGGCCTTGAGTTTGCCAAACAATATCATGCCGACGGATGGAAGGTAATCGCCTGTTGTCGGAATCCGGATACAGCTACTGTATTGTCCGAATCTGGTGTCACGGTTCGAGCGTTGGACATGCTGGACTCGACTGCGATTGATGCCTTTGCCCTGTCACTTGAAAATGAAGTAGTGGACCTGCTTATTAACAATGCAGCGATAAAGGACAGGGTTGAAATCGAAGGATTCTCAGGAATCGACGAAGCCGATTGGATTGAGGGTTTCCGGGTCAACGTCATTGGGCCGGTTCTTTTAACCAAAGCTTTGATTCCTAATCTATCGGCTTCCGAAAACCCGGTTGCTGCGATCATCGGAAGCCAACAAGGCTGCCTGCAAACCTACGAGACGGGAGGCACTTACCTTTACCGAACAACGAAAGCAGCAACCCATGCTGCCGCTGTGCTTCTCGCCATGGACCTGAAAGAATTTGGAATACCTTTTGTTGCCCTACGACCGGGCCACACCAAGACCGATATGGGCGGACCCAACGCTCCTTACGAGATCGACGATTCCGTTACCCTGATGCGCAAGGTGCTGGCGAATGTGGACATGGAGCAAAGCGGACGTTTCATTGATCGGAGTGGCGCACTCATTCCCTGGAGTTTGGATAAAGACCTGAACGAATAACAGTTTGAAGAGATATGCCGCTTGCTCGAAAATCTAACACTGCCGTTAAACAAAGAAGGAGCCTCAAGAGGCACCTTCTTTTGGAAATATGTGACGGATAAATTCCGTATATCCTTTAACTACGTGCTGCCATTTTCTTTCTGCGGAGAGCAACAACCACGATCAGAAAACCCGCACCGATGATGCCGTAGGTAGAAGGTTCGGGTACTGCACCGCTTTCGAGCGATTTAACAGACAAGCGAAATGCACCTTCAAATTCTAGAAAGAGAAAATCATCTTCTCCCAATACCAAATCATCGGTTGAAAAAAAGATAATGGGAAAATCTCCAAAATCATAATCAATATCTCCAGCGTCCAGACCATAAGGCGCTGGCCATACAATATCGGTAAGTCCTGTAAGGCTGTTATAACCAGCAATAAGCTCAGCAAGCGTCCCCGTCTCCGAAAGCCCGCCACCAATTAAGCTGGAAATGCCATTTATGATTTCAAGAGGAGTCGCCGTTCCAAGCTCATGGGATGCACCAAAGAAATCCCCTGCTTCCCCTGAATGATACTCCTCGTCTCCAATTTTATAATCAAGGTAGTAATGAACACCGATTTCAAAACACCATCTATAATAGATTTCAAAATCAATACCTCCCGGATCGCCAGCATCAAAATCAACGAGAATAGCCCCAAGACCAATTCCACCGGGGTCACCGCTGCCGCCGCCAGAGAATGCCACATCGGCCCAGGCGACAACGTCATCACCGACAGGACCAAATAATTGAGCGCTCCCATAATTGGGAGCAACTGCCAGATTCAGAAGCAGAACGAGTAATTGTAGTTTTTTCATAATTCAAAATCTGGGCTACCGGATCCAACGAATTCCCATTGGTGAGTGGATGGTTTTTCAGCACAGAATTCTTTGGACTGATTCTCTACAGAAAAAGTCACCTCACTCCTTTTGTAGGAGACTTTATCCGCGACCTTTTGTTCAAATGCCAAGCTGGGGCTTGGCGTTCCCAGGGGTCGCGAACAAATTTGCTTCCTACGCTTTGCCCATACTTTCGTTTTTGAATTCCATAACACCGAGGTCTTGACCGACACCGAAGTGAAAAACGATCACACCCATTCAAGCTGACCTCCAAATGCTTCGGTTGACTCGCCTCAGGAAATGGGATAAATCCAGACGCTTGAAACACACACTCAGCCTCCAGCCTATCAGGACAATGAGACATCTCTCGTTCGGGCGCTGACTACCTCCATTTTAGGAAAGAAAAACAAACCCATGTTCCGTCGATTTTTTGTAGTGGCTCTACTATGCGCCACAGCTGCCGCAAGCCTTGTTTTGGCTCAACGGTTCGATCGTGGACGACAACGACCCATCCCCGACCGCAGTGGATTTCCGATGTGGGAAAACGATCCGGATTACGAGGAGGATGTATTTACTTTTGCACGTATCCGATACACGCCGCACTACTTCCGGGGTTGGGATGGTGATTACCCGGAGGCGGATTGGAACATCTCTTATCGTCTTCAGCAACTGACTTCAATCAAAGTAAATCCGAATCCCGCTATCGTCGAGCTGACGGATCCTGAGTTACTTAATTATCCGTTCATTTTCATTATAGCTCCAATGTCGGTGATCTTTACCGATGCCGAGGCTGAGGCCTTGAGGAAGTATTTGTTGAACGGCGGGTTCCTGATGGTTGATGAGTTTTGGGGGAGAGAGCAATGGAACCACTTCTACCTTCAACTCAAGCGGGTACTGCCTGATCATGAGCCGAGAGAGCTGCCGTTGGAGCACGAAATTTTCCATAACGTTTTCAACTTGAAGGAAAAGCCACAAGTAACCGCGATTCACTTTTGGCGACAGGGATTAAAGTATCATCCGGTTGCCGGAATCGAGCAGGACCCTGACCCACACTTCTACGGAATCTTCGATAAAAAAGGTCGAATGATGGTTATACTTTGTCACAACAACGACCTCGTTGATGGATGGGAGCGCGAAGGAGAAGACATAGAATTTTTTCGCCAGTACTCAGAAAAATTTTCCTTCCCCATGGGGATCAATATTTTTTTCTATGCGATGACTCACTGATTACTGCTTAGGACGTTTTAAGCACACAGCAGACTTCCGGATCCGTTTAAAGAAATGCTCAAGAGTTGGTCCTAAATCACCGATTTTATCCGAGGCACCGGCCAGGAAATCAGCCTTCTCCTACAAATTGAGATGTTACCGAATACGTTCTACCGAATTCTGGTAGAGTAATCTGGGTGGGTATCACCAACAACGCCACCACAGGTGATCACCACCCGCATAACTTTGCGTCGCTTCCCACGTCGCTCAGCTATGACGGGCGTACCAAGTCAGTTCCTTCCAGAAGGCGGCAAGGTGTCACACCTGCACACTGACACCTTGATCTTCTTTTTCTTCGCTCATCAATCCTCCAACAACTTATCAAACCGCGGATTCCCGTGCAGCCGGTCGAAGATGAAGAGACAGTCCAGTTCCTGATTGATTAAAAGGGTACCCTCCATCTTGCTGGCGGCTTCCAGCGTTTTGTGAGGGCCTTGTCGTCCTCGCTGGGGACGTAGGTAGGGAGGCAGCGTCCTCGCTGCGCCGGGTATTTCTGGCATCCTGACGGCATCGCGGGACGAGATAGCCCTACCACTTGGGGTTTCTGAAAGCGGCAGACAGTTGAGGATCGCTGCTTTTTTGTAGGAGAGCAGTCCGGTTGATCTTTACAATAATGGATTAAGGTTCCATTATTGTAATAATAGCCTTATGATCGAAAGAGATGCATCTCAAAAACTGAAGCAACTGGCGGAAGGATTCCCGGTGATTGCGCTTACCGGTCCTCGTCAATCGGGGAAAACCACCCTGGTGCGGGAGCTTTTCAAAGAGCATGATTACCTGAGCCTTGAAGACCTGGATGTGAGGGAGGAAGCCCGGGAGGATCCACGTGGTTTTTTGCGACGGCAGCAAAAGGATTTTATTCTGGACGAAGTGCAACATGTGCCCGAGTTGTTTAACTACCTGCAGAGTCAGGTGGACGAAACCCGGCGAATGGGTGGAGTCGTTTTGACGGGCTCTCAGAATTTTCTGCTCATGGAGCGCATCACGCAAAGTCTTGCCGGCCGGATTGGGCTGCTTCCTTTGCTGCCGTTTTCCTGGAGCGAACTAAGGAACGATCCTATCAGCGAAAAGTCGGTAAACGAGGTGCTGTTTGCCGGTGCCTATCCTCCCATTTTCGACCGGCAAGTCAGCCCGGCCGATTGGTATTCCCGGTATGTGCAAACGTATATTGAC encodes:
- a CDS encoding PEP-CTERM sorting domain-containing protein, which codes for MKKLQLLVLLLNLAVAPNYGSAQLFGPVGDDVVAWADVAFSGGGSGDPGGIGLGAILVDFDAGDPGGIDFEIYYRWCFEIGVHYYLDYKIGDEEYHSGEAGDFFGASHELGTATPLEIINGISSLIGGGLSETGTLAELIAGYNSLTGLTDIVWPAPYGLDAGDIDYDFGDFPIIFFSTDDLVLGEDDFLFLEFEGAFRLSVKSLESGAVPEPSTYGIIGAGFLIVVVALRRKKMAARS
- a CDS encoding Gfo/Idh/MocA family oxidoreductase, giving the protein MSTKSNRRTFLKTAAVAIGMPTIIPASALGKNGAVAPSNRLVMGGIGIGPRGRKVLSCFLQQPDVQFVMIADAQEERREIVRRLVNREYKNEDCSKVRDMYEVLAQDDIDIVQVTTGDRWHTLGTILAAKAGKDVYCEKPCSMTIRETQDLADAVNRYGRVFQAGTQRRNVDNFQFAAHLARSGKLGNIHTVNAGILKLVPDMDWLPEEPLPDPDICDWDRWLGPAPWRPYNLKYVQGRWRGHYDFHGGAGLPEWGSHTIDLCQWAASADETVPVKYEYEGDNIIGTYENGIKLVLRLSGFKEEGDWKVPGTCPVKFEGDEGWVEAGDHGNLVASSDSLLEGQPTDSIYGTDPIKHVREFLDCVKTREKPAANQDITRQGHIACHAAAIGWQLGRTVEFDPKTETFINDEEANRMCSRSLREPWHV
- a CDS encoding DUF4159 domain-containing protein — protein: MFRRFFVVALLCATAAASLVLAQRFDRGRQRPIPDRSGFPMWENDPDYEEDVFTFARIRYTPHYFRGWDGDYPEADWNISYRLQQLTSIKVNPNPAIVELTDPELLNYPFIFIIAPMSVIFTDAEAEALRKYLLNGGFLMVDEFWGREQWNHFYLQLKRVLPDHEPRELPLEHEIFHNVFNLKEKPQVTAIHFWRQGLKYHPVAGIEQDPDPHFYGIFDKKGRMMVILCHNNDLVDGWEREGEDIEFFRQYSEKFSFPMGINIFFYAMTH
- a CDS encoding SDR family NAD(P)-dependent oxidoreductase translates to MPTIVITGANRGLGLEFAKQYHADGWKVIACCRNPDTATVLSESGVTVRALDMLDSTAIDAFALSLENEVVDLLINNAAIKDRVEIEGFSGIDEADWIEGFRVNVIGPVLLTKALIPNLSASENPVAAIIGSQQGCLQTYETGGTYLYRTTKAATHAAAVLLAMDLKEFGIPFVALRPGHTKTDMGGPNAPYEIDDSVTLMRKVLANVDMEQSGRFIDRSGALIPWSLDKDLNE
- a CDS encoding carbohydrate kinase, which gives rise to MSPEQPLENRTHTKTNTPLIVFGEVLYDCFPDGKRVLGGAPFNVAWGLKGLGQDPLFVSAVGKDKDGESIRRQMENWGMNMTGLQTDPEHPTGKVEVTIEANEPSYEILENSAWDYVIDQGISTNGLIYHGLLSLRNERSHATLKAICKRSSAQRFFDVNLRPPYDSMETVQPWLAGVDWLKLNLDELGELAGTPVSFDDCKDAVNALRKQYDIQNVLLTAGSQGARIIGAIGEAACIPAPKPNPLVDTVGAGDSFSVYTIHGILTGIPLESLITRASKFASKVCGLQGATTDEVNFYH
- a CDS encoding glycosyltransferase — encoded protein: MATEKGLHIALISLHGLIRGEEQELGRDEDTGGQTRYVLELARALAERKTVDRVDLITRQVIDAKVSDDYARLEEPIAEKAYIVRIPFGPKRYLGKTKLWPYMEVFVDQCLNHFQRTRTVPDIIHGHYADAGYGGGQLARLLGIPFVFTGHSLGRVKKQRLEESGLSLEKIEARYAISTRIEAEEFALESCSLICTSTHQEVKEQYEQYEHYIPERMEVIPPGVDLSNFRPPHEDDKEPQLAKDIKAFLHEPDKPMIVAMARPDERKNLEMLVRVFGESPALQREANLVLIMGSRDDLREMPPGQRNVLLNVLTLIDVYDIYGKVAYPKKHKSDDVAPLYREITRSRGVFINAAMTEPFGLTLLEAAASGTPIVATNDGGPSDIIAKCKNGILVDPFDQKAIEKALMHALIEPEQWNTWSKAGLENVSKHYSWKRHVKRYLRDVGEVLQEAGKPQPIALGRKTRRLPQIDRLIIADIDNTLTGDDEAMHELLKSLHHLTTPSILYPTGTPKKNNQRVDPIKRRHQGDNWEFPFFTRYYRISTYTLSNKSDP